In the genome of Lathyrus oleraceus cultivar Zhongwan6 chromosome 4, CAAS_Psat_ZW6_1.0, whole genome shotgun sequence, the window ATAAAACATGGAAATTTTGGGTTTGTGGCATTTGTACTGAGATATTTTCCAATCAGGAAGGTCATAGGCAGCATGTTATGCAGGCACACCTTCAGACTCTCTCACCCAAAATGCAGAGAATATTGCCTCAACATGTTGACAATGAATGGCTTGAGATGATTCTTAATTGTTCCTGGAAGCCTTTGGATGTCTCAGCTGCAGTTAAAATGCTTATCTATAAAGCAAATCTCAAAGGTTCATCTCTTCCAGAGGATTATCTTGCTGAGGGCTACAATGATTGTTTTAAAGATTCAACCAGCTCATACCATGAAAAGGAAAGTTTAGGGTACAGTTTTGATAATTGTACAACAGAAAGAAGCAAGTATTATAAAATTGCTGAAAGTAATGCCAGAGAAGGCATCGAAGACCAACAGTATGTGGCAAATCCTGTTACTTATAGTTGGCCAGTATCCGATGACAAGGAGTGCGCAAAACTTCTAGAGAAAATCCATGGAGTGTTTGAAATACTTATTAGACACAAATGTATTGCTGCCAGTCATCTTCACAAGGTCATACAATTTAGTATGGGTGAGCTCCAAGGTCTTGCTGCTGGTTCTGAACTTCTAAAACATGATGTAGACCACACACCAATGTGCATATGCTTTCTGGGTGCTTCACAACTTAAGAAAATTCTCCAATTTCTGCAGGAAATGTCTCATGCTTGTGGGTTGGGTAGATATGCTGATAAAAGTAGTAGTCCCAAGAATGATTTGCATGATATCAGCCAAGGTCCTGAGATCCGAGAGAAAATTGTTCTCAATGGAGATGCATCATGCCTTCTCCTGGACGAGTCTCTACTGCTAACACAATTCACTCCTGGTACAGCCCAGGAGTCTGTCTTTGAGGACATGGTCACCCCAAGTTCTCCTGATGGAATTTCAGACAGTAGCGGTGCTTTTCTGTCCTGGCTATATTCAAGTCGGTCTATTGGGGATCAATTGTCTACATGGATTCGGACCAAAGAAGATAAAATATGCCAAGGACAAGAAATGGTCCGGACACTTGACAAGGAGTTTTATCAATTGCATAGTTTGTGTCAAAAGAAGTGTGACCGTTTAGCTTATGAGGAAGCACTACAGACAATTGAGGATCTTTGTCTTGAAGAAGGTAAGAAGAGGGGGGATGTGGGCGAATTTGTGCAGCGAAGCTATGAGTCTGTCTTAAAAAGGCGGAGGGAAGAGATTGCTGAGAGTGAAAATGAAATGGCGTATACTGGCAATAGGTTTGAGATAGAATGTATATCAAATGTTTTGCAAGAAGCAGAAGCGATGAATGTTAATAATCAATATTGCTGTGATGAAACTTATCCTGGCGTGACTTCTCAGATATGTGACTTGGAATCCGGTGAAAATGATGAATGGAGAATGAAGGACTGCTTGCATCAAATGGATGGTTGTGTAGAAATTGCTATTCAGAAACTGAAAGAGCACGCATCTATAGAGGTTAGTGTGTTGGTTTTTGTCTGTGTCTACTAAGTTAATTGCGAGGATGGACTTTTACCTTGATGTTCTAACCTAATGTGTTTCCCATGCAGATTAGCAAATCTGACGCAGAAATAATAAGATGTGTTTCAGAGGTGCAGCAATTGGAACTCAAGCTTGGACATGTTTCTGCCAATGATTATCGAGCAATACTTGTGCCTCTGGTGAAGGTGTACCTAAAGGTTTGTATACAAACTGCCCAATCATGTGCCGTTATTTCATCTTTCACTTAACtatatatttgtttgttttgaTCTGTTAGGCACTTTTGGAAGATTTGGCTGAGAAATATGCTAGGGAGAAATCTGACGCTGCAGGTGAAGCATTTTTGGCTGAACTTGCTCTTGATTCCAAGAAGATTGGCAAAGGGGGAAATGAGAGCACAAGACATGTGGAGAAGACAAAGGATAAGAAGAAGAATAAAGATCACAGAAAAACAAGAGATTTGAAGGTGTTCGTCATGCATGTTGAATTTGTTCATATATTTGGCCATTGTCTATGATAACTGATTAAAATTTCTCTCTCTTGCAGGCCACAAGTGGTTCTATGCATCCCTTGCTTCAGTCTACTACTCTTGAGTCAGTATACATTTACTTTGTTTTTCTGGGTATTCATTTTTGTTATACAATCTTCTAGAGACGATGTAACTTTTCTTAAAAATGTTTAGTTGCAGTTCTGATCTAGTATCACCTGATAGTGACTTTCAAGATCACGAGGTTATTTCCATGAATGATGGTGATTTGGAACACCACGAAGAGGAATTTAGACGAAAAATTGAGCTTGAAGAGGAGGAAAAAAAACTTGAAGAAACCTTGGAACTTCAACGGAGGATTGAAAATGAGGCCAAACAGAAGCACCTTGCCGAGCAACAGAAGAAATTATCTGGTACATGTGTAGAGGAAGTGTCAGACAAACTTCAAGGTTGCCAATTGAAGCCTGTTGTCGATGGCTCAGATGCGCAAGAATATGGAAGACTACCTATGCAGGTATAAATCCTCTTTTGGAATATCTTTTATACTGCATGTAAACATGTATAGTTTCTGGTTACTAATCTTCAAGGTACTATTGTATGGTTAATGGACCTATTAGGCAAACATACAAATTATAGAAAAGCACTTAAAGCCAAGAATCAGGTATAGCTGGAAAAACACCTGCTGAACTTGCAATTTTTTTTCCAGGAACAGTTGGGAAAGGAGAATGGATGCCCAAACAATCTGGACGTCGTGCTTATTACCGCAGCAAATGGTTCCATGGCGCCGACTAAATCTCTGGTCGATTCAGCTCCCCCCAAAATTAATCATTTACATCAGTCAAATGTTAAACAAGGTCAGTGGTGTCTCATAGtgctttatttatttatgtttttagTTGAGGTTCCtcactttaaaaaaaaaaacatttacAGAAGATATACTCAATGGAATTGGTCCAGAGAATGGTCTACCTTTGCCTGATCGGCGTGCAGGAAAAAAACACAAGCGGAATAAGAATTCGTCTAAAATGGTTGATGGAAAGTTGGAGTACGTCTCATTGGAGGAAAATGAGAATATTGAGGATAAACATACTGACTATCACATGAGAGAGCAGGCTAAGTTTCATAACAGTCAAGATGCCAAACATTGTAAGTTCTAATCTCTCTGAATTATTCTTTTCATGAAATACTGGGGTATGTTTATTATCAACTATTTAGGTTTTTATCAGATATATATGATATGATTCATACTAATTCTTTACAAAGATAGTGTTCGACTCAATTGGGTTTAATTGGCATGCACTATAAGATGGATCATGTATATATGTATATGAATGTAATGATAAATAAAGTTGAAATTGAATCAGGTTCTTGTTTGTGATACAGTTTCTTTCCATAAACTTGCTTTTATTTTTGGCATTTGGGTTATTTTTGGCATTTGGGTTATTTTGTACCCTAGTTATTTTATACCTGGATCACTTATACATTGTTTGGATTATAAATGTGTGAATGTACATGGTAGATTAACTGATAAATGCTGCTACAAAATATGATTTCAGATTGCCCTAGGCTTCCATCTTTTGGGCTAGGTATCATGGCCTTGTTTGATGTTAAATAGAATAGTATTTTGATTTCAGTTATACTTTCTCTAGCAACACTTGTTTAGATTATGGTTTTTCTCGGGCTTCCTTCTCTTGATAAAGAAGTTTTTGATCAATTCATACTTTTGTTCTATTCAATTAGATTCAAAATCTGCTTTGTGATATTTTAAGTTTCATTGCATCACTCTGTGCTTCTTTCCTCAAGAATTACGTCAATATTTAAGTTCAAACTTGTTTTGTTTATGCAGAAATCTTTTTCTGTTTTTGATTCTTGATGATACTTATGTTAAAATTTGTATAAAAGATGCCATTTTGGTAATGTATTTTCCAAAATATGAAAATTAATGTGCTGTGACTTAAATATACCATCAGTGTTGGAAAACAATGGAGTAAAGGTGATGAAAGAATTGCAAGTAGAAGATGAGGAGGAGGAAAGATTCCAAGCTGATCTTAAAATGGCTGTACGCCAAAGCCTAGGTATTATCTCAGTCCTTAAATACATATATAGACTGGTTGTTGTCATCTTATACTGCTAAGATGAGTTTTCTTATGCTTAATAACATATATCTTTTCCTTCAGTCAAAATTCACCTACTTTGAATGACCCAATAAAATGAAATGAAACCGTTTGAATGTTGATTTCTGTGAAAGTTTTCCTTAATCCTATCTGATTCCTTGGCCTGTTGCTTTCAGGGATAAATTTAAACCTATACAATTAATTAACATTGTAGGTTGTGGCCCGTAACTAATATAAATATCTGCCTGAGGTTCTTGTAATGAGTACTATCCATATTTTATAGGGAGGGCTTCGTTGGCTGCATAGTTGATTTTATGATTGGACGAATAATTGATAAAAACTTAAGATTATTTCCAGAAATAAGAAAACCAAGCTCCACACAATTATAGTTGGCCCCATctaaaatgtaaaataaaatatAACCAGATAGTAACAATGGAGATTCTGCTGCTGCTGAATACTTTGACTCGCCCCTACCTTTATTCTGTAGTGTTTTTCCCCCCTTTCCTCTGCCTAGTGCCTACTTATCCACTTCTATCTATTAGCATGTTTGTTTGAGATATCAAAGAACACATACAGAAAAAGAAATCAATTCAAATGCATTTTTTTATCAAAGCATCTCAACCCAAGCTTCAATCAAACAACAATTCTACCTGCAGTCCTGCCTAACGCCAAAACAGTTCTGGTAAAATACCAGATCTCCCTCCTCCACTTAACAAGTAACAACTGTCTATGTTGGTACTGCTCCCGAAATGAACTTTTCTTTTGGTACGTACTTTCTGTGTAACCTATGGAGATTTTGCCCTTTGTCTCCAATTATCTCATCTTTCCCTTCATTTACAATATGTGGCCATCATGTACAATTAACTCCCTCTTCACAAcctaatttttttttatatcaTACACGTGCAACAACAATTCAGCTTCTGCATAAGATATTAGAGGCTAAAATATATGCTTTAGTAATCAGTAGTTCATCCCTTGCTTCCCCCACCCCACACTTTTCATGAACTAAATTAAATTTTACCACAAGGAACTTACTTACTTTTACTTTAAAGTCCAAATGTTCTTGTGTGAGGTTTGTCATGTCATATGAAGTCATTTTTGAGCCTCTACCTCCCAGTTTAAGCTGTTGGAGTAGTTGGTTCTCGACAATGTCTATGCCATGGAATAAGCTTTCTGTGTTTCAGTTCAATTTTATCGTCAATTTCTTCTTGATTTGATAATTAGATTTTCATATCGTCTGCTTGTTGACAACATATGTGACCAAAGTGATACCAATTGTTCTCATAGATATTGATTCAGAACCCATGTTTATTGTTAACCTTAATGCTGCAAGCGTGCATTTGCCATTTATCTACACCTAAAATGTTTTACCCGCGATCCAAATGCTTATTAAACACCCTTCTTTTCTTTCTAATACATTTACCTATATATTTATTTACTATCCATTTGATGCTACTAAAAATCATTATAGCCATaattatttttagtttttttgATTCATGTCGTAGTTCTATTTCGTTACAAATTACTGGCAAAACTTGACATAACTAAATCCTGATAGTCATGTAAGATTTCCTGTTTCTGTTAAAGTGGCTATAATTACTCACTCATGCACCTTAAACATGGAGTTCTGGGTTCATCCTGTGATTGTCTAATCCTCTAGGATTCTTCTTGTCAGATACATATCAAGCACGCGGAAATTTGCCTTTGGTTTCAAGTTTGAGGATGCCACAGAGATCTTCCTCACCGGTAGACCGTTCAGGTCTTGCACCTTTGGAAGATTCAGCTCAGGACGTGAATGGAGCTAGTTTACTTGGTACAGGACTTATGAATGAAGTGGGGGAATATAATTGTTTCCTCAATGTTATTATTCAGGTAGGTATTCTGAAAGCCAATTTTTTCCAATATTTAATTATGTTAACTGCAGTTATATAAATTGCAGTACTTTTATATCATGATATATGACTTTCTACATTCTGAAAAGGATTTCTTGTCTCTGTATGACCTCAGTCTTTGTGGCATTTAAGCCGCTTTCGGGTGGAATTTCTTGGCAGATCAAGATCGGAGCATGCTCATGTGGGTAATCCCTGTGTTGTCTGTGCCTTGTATGAAATATTTACCGCTCTAGACCTTGCTTCAAAGGATTCAAGGAGAGAAGCAGTTGCACCTACTTCCCTGCGGATAGCTCTAAGCAACCTATATCCACAAAGTAACTTCTTCCAGGAGGTAACTTCATTGACAGAAAATGAATATAAGGTAGTTCTTCTGTTGACAATGTGATTAATGTATTGGCATTTGGCAGGCTCAGATGAATGATGCTTCTGAGGTACTGGCAGTAATATTTGACTGCCTTCATCGATCATTTACCCGTGGTTCAGGTGTTTCTGATGCAGAATCAGCGGAAAGCAACTACACGGGGTCTTGGGATTGTGCAGCTGATACTTGTATAGTACATTCACATTTTGGAATGAACATTTCTGAGCAGATGAACTGCTACCATTGTGGTCTTGAGTCCAGACATTTGAAGTATACTTCTTTCTTTCACAATATAAATGCCAATGCCCTTAGGACAATGAAGGTATCTTTAGGATTTTTTTTCACATCTAATCATATATAGTGTTTATGATTTTATGCTTCCAGGGGCATGAAAAAACAGTTATGCTTGTTATGTACATGTAGCTCAGTTACATCCCTTGGTCAATTTTCAGGCTATGTTTCCTGAGAGCTCCCTTGACAAGCTTTTGAATCTTGTGGAGAGAAACCATCAACTTGCGTGTGATCTAGAGGCTGATGGTTGTGGCAAGCTCAACCACATCCATCACTTTCTTTCAGCTCCGCCCCGTGTTTTTATGACAGGTATCTCTGTTGTTGTGTGTGGAGGTCAATTTTTGTTTTTGGTATGCTCTTTTATGCCCTTTCTCTTACATGTCTGGTATTCACAGTTCTAGGTTGGCAAAATACATGTGAGAGTGTTGATGACATAACTGCAACTCTGGCAGCCCTGAGTACCAAAATAGATATCAGTGTCCTTTATCGTGGTTTAAGTCCTAAAAGCACCCATAACTTGGTTTCAGTGGTATGTGTTAAAATGATGATATGCTTGGAACTTTTCTATTTATTATTAATTGTTTTTTCTTCCTGCTGTAAAAGATGAATTTGATTTACAGAAACAGACTGTAACATAAACATTTAGAGTTTGTTTGGTTCAACGGAGAGGGGGGATTTTAATTACATATATCTTTTGTTCAGAAGaggggagggggggggggggggggggggatttaATGTTATGTATGTTTGACTCACAAAGGAAGGGAAAGGATTTTCAAACTAATTTACCCTTTTAACTTTAAAACACAACTCatcattttaaaattattatCTTATAAAATAAATTCACTTGAAGAATACGAAAATATATATAGGTTTTCTTATTCATTATCGTCTGCATCATTTTTGGTCTAATTTGTGCCATTTAAACTTGTAGGTTTGCTACTATGGCCAGCATTATCATTGCTTTGCTTATAGTCACGACCACGGCCAATGGATTATGTATGATGACAAGACTGTTAAGGTGAGTTAAATATAATGGATAAATGAATATATGTTGTCATTCTTGTTGTGTTAAAATTTTCCCTTAAATGCCCAGGTAATTGGTGGATGGGCTGATGTTCTTACTATGTGTGAGAGAGGACATCTCCAGCCCCAGGTTCTCTTCTTTGAAGCTGTAAACTAGATTTCTGGTGGAATTCATAACATCATTTGCTGGACCAAAGAAAGTTTAATTTGACAAATTTCTGGTGAGGCCCTGTTTAGGCTGATGTGTTGCATTACACAGAAATGGTTTATAAGTTGCAAGTTTCACTGATGTCCAACAAGTTTTGGCGTACATATCTCGGGATATACAGTGTTTTAAATTTTGTGATACAGTTCATGATTTTAATAGGAACATATTTTCAGGGGGTGTGGGAGGGATGATGACGAATACATTTAGTATAAACTGGATGACTTGAAAGAAAGCCAAAAGTGGTGTTTGGCACTGAGCATTGCCCAACACAGTTGGTTCATTTTGAGAATATCAGATTCATTCATTGTATCCATCCAATAAGCAGGTTTTGGTATTATTAGAAGAACCTCAAGTTGACCAGCACAATCTGTAAGAAGATCTTAGGCTGTTTTAGATAAAAAATAATTGCCCATTATTGTTGGGTAACATATAGCAATTTGTGCGAGGGGAATTTCTTCTTCTGCTGTTGGGGAAATTTCCCTTCCACCCCCTTCCAACCCCCTAGTAGAAAAAAGATGATCTGTATAGTTCTTATTTGTTCCAACGTCAGCTTGTTGCAACTATGGTTGAGTATCGGATACTGATCTACTAGACAACTTCTCTACCTTTCATGATACTTGTGATGGAATGTGCTGCATGGCTGACTTTGTCACAGCAAATTAAGGAAATTTTATCCTTTGGATTCACAACACTGTACCTTCTTGTTTACTTTTTTTTGTAGGGTGGGGGAGAGGGTAGGATCTCCGTGAACTGAGTGTAAGTGAACTAATGATATCATGTTATAGTATAGTTGAAGGTATTAACCGTAGATTTGTGAGTGAAAAGCTGAAAGTTTTTGGCACAATTTTGTCCTACACTTTTTGGGAATAGCGTTAAATGAGATGGATGATATTATTATACTCTATTCTTCTATATATCGAATTTTTTATGCAAAATGTGTAAACATAGCCCCTATATTTGTAACCTATGCCCCCCTCTCAATTCAGACATAGGTTATTTTATATTCTTACACTAAAAAAACTAATTTAATGATAAAAAGGAATAATTTTTAATGAATTGAATACACCATTTTCTATATAATATTTACTATATCTGTTTTTTAACCTGTATTTTTAGAACATTTGTTAGcttttttcttttatatttttatgcTGAGGCTTTTGTTGCATGTTGTTTATTTATGTTCTTGTTTGATTTATATCAATAATGTTTTCTATGGCGTTTATTAAGTTCATCATACATTTGATAAAGATATTTTGATTTTGTTGTATAATATTGTTTTGAAGATGATGAACTTTCTCTATCTCACATATAAATGTTGGTATCCTAATTTGATTATTTATTGGTCACATATATAGGTTGGTATCGTAATTTGATTATTTATGTTAAGAGTCCCACgtcggacaatatatggcctgaacatgtgtttataagtggggacaATTCTCACTCTATCAAtcggttttgtagggttgagttaggtcaaaccacacattcttaatatggtatcagagtctcgtttaagatccggtgggccaTATACTATGATTTCCGCTATCGGGCCAtccaccatttatttccacgttccagatgtccagtcctgggcgtgagggggtgtgttaagagtttcacatcggacaatatatggtctgaacatgtgtttataagtggggataatcctcactctaccaaccggttttgtagggttgagttaggccaAATCACACATTCTTAATAATTTATTTAGAAATGTTTCATtaagttgatatgttattattttttGAATAGAGTCGAGATGATCACGTGTTAAACTATTGGTTGACGTGTGTTGGTGGAAATTTTCTATTAATGTGAGGAAAGTTTAAATGATGATGGGAGGTTAATGTAGGGTGGTTCTTAGGTAAGTGCATTTGTAACAGACTCGATTTCATTGCAAGCTAAATATTGACAAAGTTGCAAACTATTATTTTCTCATTCTCTGCCTTCCCTTTACCCAAATTAACCCATCATTCTCGCCATTCTCTTTGGGGTCCCAAGTGTAAATCTACActaaattaataattaataatttataTTATAACACTTCTAATATCCATGAATATCTAAGGCATATTCACTTTCATATTTCTCTTTTTCTATCTTTATTGAATCCCACACTAGCATTGTTGTGATTTTTTCATTTGTTTAACgtttttttggttttttttttctatttttactGAATTTTTGGAGAATTTCACAGATTTTTATTGGATTTATgtgtttttatgattttttggGGATTTTTCTGCGTTTTAATGGTTTTTTAAAAATTTATTGGATTTAGAATTATTGGATTATTgtaataaattataaaaaatttcaaaattctATATTTTTATCGGATTTTTCTAATACACtaataaaattttcaaaaatctAAGAAATTTTTGTTAGATTTTTAAAAAAGTCTGAGTTTTTATcagatttaaaaaaaaaaatataaatttttattagattttttattaattttctttttaaatttatgagttttatcaattttttttaaaatctaacCGTTTTCaccaaaattttcaaaacatttgGTATTATGTCAAATATTTTGtaaaatttgatattttaatgGATTTTTTTGAACAattattttatgagattttttgAAAAATCCTATAAcgttaatttttttttattaaaaatgaaCTAGCTGATTTTTCAAAAAATCCAGAAAATTATAAAACATATTCAATTTATGAAAAAATTCAATAAAAAGACATCAGATTTTTTAAAATATACTATTGGATTTTTTAAATTGTGAGAGTGACATGataattgtttttttaaatttaataGGGTATTAAGCTTCAAATTTTGGTATAATGTCAAGCGAAAAATTGGATAAAACACTATCTTGCACGATCTTCTTCTTCATGCCCAAACCACGCTTCATTTTCAAAACccttaaaaaatatttttcattcTTAATCAACTTTTTAACATCAAAATATCATTCTTGTATTTCATTATATCAAAGGGAGCAAAAGAAGCTGAAATTGTCGGTAAAGTTCGTTCATTTCATCTCATATTACTTGCACTAGAATGAATACATATTCCTATCTTGCATATGTGTATTTCAATGGCGCAAATCCCCCATTTTAGTTTAGGTTCTCCGAGGACATACTTCTCATCAATATGAAAATCAAACTGAAAACTCTTATACGATATTCAGAAAATCGGAGATTTGTCAAACTCGAGTATCCTTCACTCTCGATTAACAACAAAGACAAGATACGTTTCAccataatatttattttgatgttaatttatgttgtttttcTATTATTCTGTCATTGTTCCTTATTGTTTATGGTTTGAATTAATAAGACATGTTTTGGAGATCCATCTCTAGAATATTAAGGATTGATACAAAGATGCATCTCAAGATTAATCAAATACGCAAAATAAGGTGCCTCATCAATTTGCGTTGAGAAATGTGTATAAAAGATGCATTCGCAGATGCATCTTCAGACGCTATGGACAATTGTGACTTTTCACGATGTTAGGAGAATACATATGAGAGTGGAAAAAGTAATTCCCTTACATTTATGCACATTTCTTCGGTTTCCCATATTTTTCTTTGCCCTAATTTCTTCTCCAACTTGCTTTAATGAATAATAATCTCAATTTTAATTTCAGAACAAATTTGACATATTCTTGTTACCATCCTAAGAATTCCTCCCTGATTCTTGTCTCTCCCTCGCTCGATAGCAAGCACTATAAGTCATGAGATTATCAGATGAAGATGACGATGATCTTTAAAAATGAGCTTAAATACTTGATGGAACATTCACACAATCTGCATATACACGTGTCTTCAACAATCCTTAGGGTGTAATAACATAATCCTTTCTCGATCATAATGTTATATTATGTGGACCGataatgtaaaataaattttCTTAAAGGCGGTGTCTTCAAGATTTATGACACTCAAAACAACATTATACCTTGATATTTTTAGGGTCGGTTTGTTTTAcctttaaaaaaataatttttttatttatattttcaaaaaatatttttataaaaatatttttctcaTTATCTATCATATAAGAAAATCTTATATTCTGGAAATTCCATTTTGTCGCTTTTGCTGATGTGTCACTAAACCATCCATCATTCTTTCAATTCCTTTTTTTCTTGGCACGATCATCACATCTTCTTACATGAGAtgaattttcaaaattttcttttCTGCAACAGACCTACCTCCTGCTACCTAGAGAAAACTATGATTTTCTATACCCTACATTTCCATTCCCCGAAACTTCATATCTATTTTCTCTCCGACCGAGATCATCTTCACCTTTGCTTCCCTTTCTCTTTAGCAACTTTTTTCTCTCTTCCGCGTCTGGTTTCCTTCGCCCATTCTTTCTGATTTGTACATCCAAAAACATTAAACCATGTCTACCTATGCCATCAACTTCAACCTCCAAATCTTCAAATTCGCCGAAACCTTATCTTTTCACATCCACGTTTCTTCTTTCAGACTAAGGATGTTTTATGGAAGCCTTCAGAGATGGATGATTCATTTTAATACTTGCAAGGATCTCTAAAAAAATATCCAGATCCACAATCAATTTTTATTGTCGTAGTCGAACTTCTAAAATTCATGTTGAAAATGTGATCAAGGTGTTACTTCAAATGATATGTAAACATTCTATGAAGCGTTTAGGGTTCAATTTATGTTTTTTGATTTAGAGGTTCAGTTTCAGTTTATGCTTTTTGATTTTATGGGTTCAATTTATGCATTTTGATTTTAATGGTTCAGTTTATGTGTTTTGATTTTATGGGTTTCAATGAATAATCATGCTTTTTGGATCTTGTATTTTGAATCTTGATTTTTAATGTTTAGGTTTTAATTTATGCATTTTCAATCTTGCATTTTATAGTTTGATTACGTGAATCTAAGTTTTTGCTCTTATTTTGCAGTAAATATGTATGAGATTTGAAGCTGAAAAAATTGAAAAGGTGTGGGGTTGTTAAGGGTCTGTTTGAAACACTTTTCAATTTTAGTtcttaaaatttgtttttcaaaactatttttaaaaactatttttaagatgaaaattaataaaaaaattgtttggtaaactaatttttaaaaactgttgtaaaatatgaaaatggaaaaacttgtttgataatctaattttttaatagtattttaagaagaaaaaaaaatgcATATTTTGTCATCTacttttaaaatttatttattgtataaaatattacaaacttaagaaaaTTAATTGATATTGGTCAGAATACAAATAATTGGgttaaatcaatttttaattttacaaatcACATAACACTTGTTTGATGaatatttttctttatttttttaattattatttttaataacgtttctcttaaaaaaaatagaaattaattatttttaataacTTTGATAATTTTGAATAgtttaaaaattttaaaaatatataaagtTGTAATAATGTGATATAAAGTATGGAGGAGAAAACATTGtgttaaaaaattaaataataaaacaaacaaaaaatt includes:
- the LOC127073853 gene encoding uncharacterized protein LOC127073853 isoform X2, which translates into the protein MGHKKRNSAPRSKLSPAASPVAQSPIGGAAKGSTSPDPDVTNVFDQNLTNPSKNELVPFQSEGSDFSAIKVECERALTTFRRGNHNRAMKLMKELCLKEEGSPYSAFVYRIHGFICFKVASIITDCSAKQRHLKHAVESARRAVELSPNSIEYAHFHATVILEAATEGKDYEDVVHECERGLAIESPNDPAKETLQDESEQKVSSLEDRILHVQAELRQLIQKSNIASLSSWMKNLGNGEERFRLIPIRRASEDPMEVRLVQARRPNEIKKVTKTPEERRKEIEVRVAAARLLQQKSEAPQSPNEGERDDRALDLSSGSSQRTGERRRHMRKNGSTAERRKWVLSYWDSVSMDVKKDCLRIKISDIISHFGSTKETLPKDVLSEALFYAEANKTWKFWVCGICTEIFSNQEGHRQHVMQAHLQTLSPKMQRILPQHVDNEWLEMILNCSWKPLDVSAAVKMLIYKANLKGSSLPEDYLAEGYNDCFKDSTSSYHEKESLGYSFDNCTTERSKYYKIAESNAREGIEDQQYVANPVTYSWPVSDDKECAKLLEKIHGVFEILIRHKCIAASHLHKVIQFSMGELQGLAAGSELLKHDVDHTPMCICFLGASQLKKILQFLQEMSHACGLGRYADKSSSPKNDLHDISQGPEIREKIVLNGDASCLLLDESLLLTQFTPGTAQESVFEDMVTPSSPDGISDSSGAFLSWLYSSRSIGDQLSTWIRTKEDKICQGQEMVRTLDKEFYQLHSLCQKKCDRLAYEEALQTIEDLCLEEGKKRGDVGEFVQRSYESVLKRRREEIAESENEMAYTGNRFEIECISNVLQEAEAMNVNNQYCCDETYPGVTSQICDLESGENDEWRMKDCLHQMDGCVEIAIQKLKEHASIEISKSDAEIIRCVSEVQQLELKLGHVSANDYRAILVPLVKVYLKALLEDLAEKYAREKSDAAGEAFLAELALDSKKIGKGGNESTRHVEKTKDKKKNKDHRKTRDLKATSGSMHPLLQSTTLDCSSDLVSPDSDFQDHEVISMNDGDLEHHEEEFRRKIELEEEEKKLEETLELQRRIENEAKQKHLAEQQKKLSGTCVEEVSDKLQGCQLKPVVDGSDAQEYGRLPMQLGKENGCPNNLDVVLITAANGSMAPTKSLVDSAPPKINHLHQSNVKQEDILNGIGPENGLPLPDRRAGKKHKRNKNSSKMVDGKLEYVSLEENENIEDKHTDYHMREQAKFHNSQDAKHLLENNGVKVMKELQVEDEEEERFQADLKMAVRQSLDTYQARGNLPLVSSLRMPQRSSSPVDRSGLAPLEDSAQDVNGASLLGTGLMNEVGEYNCFLNVIIQSLWHLSRFRVEFLGRSRSEHAHVGNPCVVCALYEIFTALDLASKDSRREAVAPTSLRIALSNLYPQSNFFQEAQMNDASEVLAVIFDCLHRSFTRGSGVSDAESAESNYTGSWDCAADTCIVHSHFGMNISEQMNCYHCGLESRHLKYTSFFHNINANALRTMKAMFPESSLDKLLNLVERNHQLACDLEADGCGKLNHIHHFLSAPPRVFMTVLGWQNTCESVDDITATLAALSTKIDISVLYRGLSPKSTHNLVSVVCYYGQHYHCFAYSHDHGQWIMYDDKTVKVIGGWADVLTMCERGHLQPQVLFFEAVN